CTCAGCCACCAGCAGGAAGAGAGCCTGGGTCGATTCCAGGTCGATTTTATTCCTGAGAGCACAGACAGAATCAGATGCGTGAACAAAGAAGATGCAAAGGAACTGAAACTTGAGGTGAGCTCATTTTACCTGAGCAGGCAGAGGAACTGACCCAAGGTGAGCTCAAAGGGAACCAAAAACTTAGTTTTGTCCAATAGTGGGAGAGTCTTTTCACGGATGTAGCGTTCCACAATAACCTTGAACACAAAACAGTCATCAGCTGGAGGACGAGTCTGGTGACAAAAGGAACACCAGAGGAGCAACTCACAGGCAACTTGTTGGGGAATTTGGAGCGAATGCTGCACACTTCATCTTTTCTTGTTTCTtggcagaaaataaaaacattgtttcccttcattttcatcttgttTTTAAACATCATCTCATGTTgtcgtaaaaaacaaaaacacccctACTGAATATTAAAGCTCATATCACCTAAAGACCGTCATTATCTTTCCCCATTTAGAAGATGGCCCTTCCTGAATCAAGGCCAGTACAGTGAacgaaagaaacaacaacaccaacaaaaactttcatacaaaataaaataaaaaccagaGTGCTTGGGATAActaactgaaactacattttaCGTTTATAAAACTAACAATCATTACATCGggcaaaaaactaaaactaatcctaaaacaaatgttaaaaacaaagcaaaaatgattttttaaaaacaaacctgCTTTAAAAACTCAACTAAatgaataattatatatatatatatatatatatatatatatatatatatatatatatatatatatatatatatgtgtgtgtgaaccaAATAACAACTAACGAGATCCCTATCAAACAAGAAAcaaccccccacgccccatcACAAACCTATTCAACAGTCGAATCAGTCATATCGACAGCTACGTAAGAATATACACAAATCCATTGATGACTTTTCCCATCTACATTTCCTCTCACTCACCCAAGCACTTCCTCTGCTTGAAGGGCATCCCCATCTCCATGGATTTCTCAAAGGGCGCCATCTTGGTTGCTTGCTTGGGGTGGTTTGCCGGGACCTGCGGTGTTGGAAATGTTGCGGCTGTCAGTGGCCCGTGGCTGACGTTGATGTCCCCTCGGGTGGAAGTTTACAAACCCCAAGGAGAGGCGGGCGCTGGGGGGGCTTTATAGGCGAGCAAGTAGGGAGTAGTCTGCCCCCCTGCCCCAAACCCCctcccaaaataaaattgaaaaaagtgAGGCCCTTGGTAGTGGCTTCACACGTACTGGTTACCTGACATAGCATTCTCACAGTCATGTGGGCTGTCAGGAGGGGGACACGGAGGCCAGGAAAAGGAATCCAAATGAGGTCAGACCACTCATGACAGAATGAGCTCCTGATGACATCTTTATCATTTGATTGTCCCAGCCTGACAATTTGACCTCCTTGCCTGGATAGCCATGATGAGAGTGGTGTTTGCATAACACGGGAAGTGCAAAATGAACATTAAAATCCGCGTCAGCAAAGTAGTAGTAATAGCAATAGCTTCCCCTGGTAACTCAGCTCTCAGAACTGCGAGGCAGACGTGCAAACCACCACTGATGGGCGGTAGCTAAACGGCAGTCATTTTAGCTACCGATAAAGCTATTTCTCGAGCGGTTGGTATATGAAAATATGGAAATTGGTATATATTCACTACAAGCAGGCATTTCACTCCGTGGCACCAGAAAACTGTGAGGAGCGCAAGACAGCAGCATCAGAAAGATAAAGGACACAATTCCAAATGGAtatttatttagaaatgtgaaatgaaaatctTCCCTGTAATGATGAATTATTTTCGTGTCAGACCCAGTGTGACATTCAAAACTTTCACAAAGGCTGAACTGCTGTCAATATGACCTTGCTTTTTGACAAGACTATTTCATCAAATGGTGTATCGgcacaaatgaaaatatgaatgtgtgtgtctatatagaTTTTATTTAAGTATTTGAAGTCTCTTTGGGGATTACGACATACTATGACGAAATTCAGTGATTTGCTCACAGTTTCTCTGTGAAAGATTGTCCCAATTTTTTGGTGCCAGGGTTGTTGGCAAATGACAGTATTTTTTctaataaaatatgtatttttattttccaggaATTTGCTGCTACTCCATGGTTCAACAACTTTTTTGTTGGGACAAACTTTAATGTAAAATAGATTTGACTCATGATTGATGCAACCATTTGTAGCGAAAGCAGTGTAGTCCTTTTTCAACAGGACAACCTTTGACTCAGACATGGTCCACAATCCAGTTTTAAGGCTCGGCAGCACAGGTCAAAGAGCAGATTACCATCCTTTGCTGGAGAGTATCGCCACCTGCTGGTCAAAGGAGGCTACTTGTCAATAACACAATACTGGAGAACTTGACTTTATTCTTATTGATCAAAAAGCATCAAGGAAGTTAGTGTCAAGATGAGGTCGTTGCACTTCGACTGGATCTCATCCTGCCTCGAAATGTGAGTAGACCTAACATTTTTTGCGGATTTACAATGATATGTAGGAGAAACACAGTGCCTAaattgcattaacattttgagtgtcttgatttttgtggaaaaaatggacaaaatgaaaatggatgggcgGAGCACTGAATGTTGGTTTCTTATGCAGCATTTTTGCGTCGTCATTAAATGTTAATTTTCGTGTAAGGGGGGAAAATGCGGTACGTGGTTATTTAGTTGTTTGCCTCAAAGCCTTTGTTGTTCGAGTTAAGGGAGTGGATCTTTTATACCCGCATTGAAATATGGagaatgaaaattaaaatatattgagAGCACGTACGCACAACTTTTGTCCATAGTTAAAGTGGCATTTTTGTCAGACATCCGGTAAGGAAGTGCGCGGTCCAATGCGGTGCCCCAGTAGccctgatgaaaacaaaaagtgccCTCCCCGGCAGCATTTAAGGTGCCCATCCCTATAATAGACAGCAAGGCTGTGTGACCGTGGCCACAATGGCAGTCCATGCATGTCACATCAAATAGAGTCCGCTAGAAACGTCACCTCAAGAGACACAAAGGACCCTGGGAACATAAAACAGACCCCCGTGATGAGGTCACTTTTTCAGACACACTATCTCCATGGGAACGCTAGAGGAATGTGAGTGTGTTTTTATGCACGAGCCTGTTCGCTTCAAATTGGacgcaacgtttttttttccttcttcccgTGCGTCTATTCGAAAAAACTTTCCGGCCAATAGCAGCGCGGCTAAAGCACgccggccccgccccctccgccgCAGCTTCCCACGTTGTGCTCGTGTTGTATTGTCTCATTCGGAACTACTTCAGCTTGCTTGGCACCATGACGACTCCCGCTCGTTATCCACACAAATAAGTGGCAACGGGAGGTCACTCGTGGATCCGGTCACGGTGCATCTACTCACTGAAAACCTCAACGATTGGGCTCAATGTATGTTAATGCTGCGTTAAATTACCCGGCTGCTCTGCTGCGGTCTCTCGCCCGGATGCGCTATCCAATTGGAGGACCGTCGCCGTAGCATTCGTCGCACTTTGCTCGCCAACCGGCCAGCGGCCAGAGCGACGATGGCGGCCGGCCGTCGCGGTTGCGTCAACTCTCTCTGGTCTGGCACCGAGCGCGTGCGCATCGGCGAGCGCCTCAAAGCGACGCTGGCCGGGGTCCTGGAGCTGGAGCTGCTCCGGTGCAAACACCTCGAGATGATGGACGCCGCTCTCGGGGATCGAGCTGACGTCAACGAGCCGGAGCCGGCGGACGGGAGCGAAGCCCAGGATGATGCCGGGCCAAACAACGCGACATCCCGCGGGCAACAGGTCAGTCCTCCTGCGCTGTCAGCTCCGAACACGAATCTCCAAGTCTGCATGCTGCATCCCGCCGCCCCAAGTTGATTGAAAAGAGCACTAAATGTCATCGAACTGGGCCGGCGCAGCCTTTATTTCCATGAGCTGTAAAGGTCACTTTGGCATATCAGactcttcattaggtacacctgcacaagctGCTCCAATTCAAGATATATCCCATGCTCACATTTGACT
This window of the Hippocampus zosterae strain Florida chromosome 1, ASM2543408v3, whole genome shotgun sequence genome carries:
- the map1lc3cl gene encoding microtubule-associated proteins 1A/1B light chain 3C — its product is MAPFEKSMEMGMPFKQRKCLETRKDEVCSIRSKFPNKLPVIVERYIREKTLPLLDKTKFLVPFELTLGQFLCLLRNKIDLESTQALFLLVAEKSMSCMSSSMGEVYSHYRDPDGFLYITYASQEMFGAPRVRGTAAVLSRDPPEPPREAHFMDIWNMSRRELLDAALIPQTLFHGGEST